From the genome of Pantoea alfalfae, one region includes:
- the cdd gene encoding cytidine deaminase, with product MHSRFLSAFEALPSTLQTALAPLLNDPDFHAVISADQVTSLQQQTQMEADALALALLPLAASCAVATVSHFNVGAIARGVSGNWYFGANMEFVGTPMQQTVHAEQSAITHAWLRGERQLETITVNYTPCGHCRQFMNELNSGTNIRISLPQRAISTLADYLPDAFGPRDLDITTFLMDEVDHGYVAEGDELVQAAVAAANASHAPYSQSHAGVALLTTDGAIVAGRYAENAAFNPSFPPLQAALVLLNMQGGDVRQIKKAVLAEVENATLSQFAATQATLETFGCGELLQVTLYKA from the coding sequence ATGCATTCCCGTTTCCTCTCTGCTTTTGAGGCATTGCCGTCAACGCTGCAAACTGCACTTGCTCCCCTGTTGAACGATCCTGACTTTCATGCGGTGATCAGCGCCGACCAGGTCACCTCACTGCAACAACAGACACAAATGGAGGCCGATGCGCTGGCGCTGGCGCTGCTGCCCCTCGCGGCCTCCTGTGCCGTTGCTACCGTGTCGCATTTTAACGTTGGGGCGATAGCCCGCGGCGTCAGCGGCAACTGGTACTTCGGGGCTAACATGGAATTTGTCGGCACGCCCATGCAGCAGACCGTCCATGCTGAGCAGAGCGCTATTACCCATGCGTGGCTGCGCGGCGAGCGCCAGCTTGAGACCATCACCGTTAACTACACGCCGTGCGGTCACTGCCGTCAGTTCATGAACGAGCTGAACAGCGGCACCAACATTCGCATCAGCCTGCCACAACGCGCAATCAGCACCCTGGCCGATTATCTGCCGGATGCCTTTGGCCCGCGCGATCTGGACATTACGACCTTCCTGATGGACGAGGTGGACCACGGCTATGTGGCCGAAGGCGATGAACTGGTGCAGGCTGCGGTTGCCGCTGCCAATGCCAGCCACGCGCCTTACAGCCAGTCCCACGCGGGTGTTGCGCTGCTGACCACGGATGGCGCGATTGTCGCCGGTCGCTATGCCGAAAATGCCGCGTTTAACCCGAGCTTCCCGCCGCTTCAGGCGGCACTGGTCTTGCTGAACATGCAGGGCGGCGATGTTCGTCAGATAAAAAAAGCGGTACTGGCCGAAGTGGAAAATGCCACGTTAAGCCAGTTTGCCGCCACGCAGGCGACGCTTGAGACATTTGGTTGCGGTGAGCTGCTGCAGGTAACGCTGTACAAAGCATAA
- a CDS encoding NAD-dependent malic enzyme — protein sequence MELDYESKRPLYIPYAGPILLEFPLLNKGSAFSIEERNEFNLNGLLPEAVESIEEQAQRAWRQFQDFKNNNDKHVYLRNIQDTNETLFYRLLDNHLEEMMPIIYTPTVGAACEHFSEIYRRARGVFISYPNRDRIEDMLQNATKQNVKVIVVTDGERILGLGDQGIGGMGIPIGKLSLYTACGGISPAYTLPVVLDVGTNNQQLLNDPLYMGWRHPRITGEEYDEFVNEFIQAVKRRWPKVLLQFEDFAQKNAMPLLNRYRDEVCCFNDDIQGTAAVTVGTLIAASRAAGSRLCEQKVVFLGAGSAGCGIAEQIIAQMKSEGLSDEEARGRVMMVDRFGLLTDKLPNLLDFQSKLVQKSENLQQWDVTNDSISLLDVVRNAQPDILIGVSGQPGLFTEEIIREMHKHCKRPIVMPLSNPTSRVEATPADIIAWTDGAALVATGSPFSPVSWNGKTYPIAQCNNSYIFPGIGLGVIASGASRVTDTMLMTASRALADCSPLVNEGEGPVLPEIKDIQGVSKIIAMEVGKAAQLAGVAVVTSEDVLSQAIANNFWLPQYRHYRRTSI from the coding sequence ATGGAACTCGACTACGAAAGTAAACGCCCGCTGTATATCCCTTATGCTGGCCCGATTTTGCTGGAATTTCCCCTGCTGAATAAAGGCAGCGCCTTTAGCATCGAAGAACGTAATGAATTCAACCTCAACGGTTTGCTGCCAGAAGCAGTGGAATCGATTGAAGAGCAGGCGCAGCGTGCCTGGCGTCAGTTCCAGGACTTCAAAAATAATAACGATAAGCATGTCTACCTGCGTAATATCCAGGACACCAACGAAACGCTGTTCTATCGCCTGCTGGATAATCATCTTGAAGAGATGATGCCGATTATCTACACCCCGACTGTGGGCGCAGCCTGCGAACACTTCTCTGAGATCTACCGTCGTGCGCGTGGCGTGTTCATCTCCTACCCTAACCGTGACCGCATCGAAGATATGCTGCAAAACGCCACCAAGCAGAATGTGAAGGTGATTGTAGTGACCGATGGCGAGCGCATCCTGGGCCTCGGCGATCAGGGCATCGGCGGCATGGGTATCCCGATTGGTAAGCTTTCACTCTATACCGCCTGTGGTGGCATCAGTCCGGCTTACACCTTGCCGGTGGTACTGGATGTCGGCACCAATAACCAGCAGTTGCTGAACGATCCGCTCTATATGGGCTGGCGTCATCCGCGCATTACCGGCGAAGAGTACGACGAGTTCGTCAATGAATTTATCCAGGCCGTTAAACGCCGCTGGCCGAAAGTTCTGCTGCAGTTTGAAGATTTCGCCCAGAAGAACGCCATGCCGCTGCTGAACCGCTATCGCGATGAGGTCTGCTGCTTTAACGACGATATTCAGGGCACTGCAGCCGTTACGGTAGGTACGTTGATTGCCGCCAGCCGCGCAGCCGGTAGCCGCCTGTGCGAGCAGAAAGTGGTGTTCCTGGGTGCCGGTTCCGCGGGTTGTGGTATCGCTGAACAGATCATCGCGCAGATGAAATCAGAAGGCCTGAGCGACGAGGAAGCACGTGGCCGGGTGATGATGGTCGATCGCTTTGGTCTGCTGACGGACAAGCTGCCTAACCTGCTCGATTTCCAGAGCAAGCTGGTGCAGAAGAGCGAAAACCTGCAGCAGTGGGATGTCACCAATGATTCCATCTCGCTGCTGGACGTGGTGCGCAATGCGCAGCCCGATATTCTGATTGGTGTCTCTGGCCAGCCGGGCCTGTTCACCGAAGAGATCATCCGCGAGATGCACAAGCACTGTAAGCGCCCTATTGTGATGCCACTGTCGAACCCGACATCACGCGTGGAAGCGACGCCAGCCGATATCATCGCCTGGACTGACGGTGCCGCGCTGGTCGCAACCGGCAGCCCGTTCTCGCCGGTGAGCTGGAACGGTAAAACCTATCCGATTGCGCAGTGCAACAACTCCTACATCTTCCCGGGCATTGGTCTGGGTGTGATTGCTTCGGGTGCCAGCCGCGTTACCGATACCATGCTGATGACCGCCAGCCGCGCGCTCGCTGACTGTTCTCCGCTGGTGAATGAAGGTGAAGGCCCGGTACTGCCTGAGATTAAAGATATCCAGGGCGTGTCGAAAATCATAGCGATGGAAGTGGGTAAAGCTGCTCAACTGGCGGGTGTCGCCGTGGTGACCTCTGAAGATGTGTTGTCACAGGCTATCGCCAACAACTTCTGGCTGCCGCAGTATCGTCACTATCGTCGTACCTCGATTTAA
- the mglA gene encoding galactose/methyl galactoside ABC transporter ATP-binding protein MglA yields MASDNTTAQREYLLEMTNVSKSFPGVKALDNVNLKVRPHSVHALMGENGAGKSTLLKCLFGIYKKDTGSILFQGKEIDYKSSKEALENGVSMVHQELNLVLQRTVMDNMWLGRYPRKGFFVDQDKMYQDTKAIFDELDIDIDPRDKVANLSVSQMQMIEIAKAFSYDAKIVIMDEPTSSLTEKEVNHLFTIIRKLKDRGCGIVYISHKMEEIFQLCDEITILRDGQWITSQPLDGLDMDKIIAMMVGRSLNQRFPDRTNVPGETILEVRNLTSLRQPSIRDISFDLRKGEILGIAGLVGAKRTDIVETLFGIREKSGGTIKLHGKPINNHSANEAINHGFALVTEERRSTGIYAYLDIGFNSLISNIKKYKNSMGLLDNKRMKSDTQWVIDSMRVKTPGHHTQIGSLSGGNQQKVIIGRWLLTQPEILMLDEPTRGIDVGAKFEIYQLIAELAKREKGIIIISSEMPELLGITDRILVMSNGLVAGIVDTKTTTQNEILRLASLHL; encoded by the coding sequence ATGGCCAGTGATAACACGACCGCGCAGCGAGAATATTTGCTGGAAATGACGAATGTTTCAAAATCATTTCCCGGCGTTAAAGCGTTAGATAATGTGAATTTGAAAGTGCGGCCTCACTCTGTTCATGCATTAATGGGCGAGAACGGTGCCGGGAAATCCACCTTATTAAAATGCCTGTTTGGTATTTATAAAAAAGATACCGGCAGTATCCTGTTTCAGGGTAAAGAGATCGACTATAAAAGCTCCAAAGAAGCGCTGGAAAATGGCGTGTCGATGGTGCATCAGGAATTAAACCTGGTTCTTCAGCGTACCGTGATGGATAACATGTGGCTGGGGCGTTATCCGCGCAAAGGCTTCTTTGTCGATCAGGATAAGATGTACCAGGACACTAAGGCGATTTTTGACGAGCTGGATATCGATATCGATCCACGCGACAAAGTTGCCAATCTTTCTGTGTCACAGATGCAGATGATTGAAATTGCTAAAGCGTTCTCCTACGACGCGAAAATAGTGATTATGGATGAGCCGACTTCCTCGTTAACCGAGAAAGAGGTGAATCACCTGTTCACGATTATTCGTAAGCTGAAAGATCGCGGCTGTGGCATTGTTTATATTTCGCACAAGATGGAAGAGATTTTCCAGTTGTGTGATGAGATCACGATTCTGCGTGATGGTCAGTGGATCACCTCTCAGCCGCTGGACGGGCTGGATATGGATAAGATCATCGCCATGATGGTCGGCCGTTCACTGAACCAGCGTTTCCCTGACCGTACCAACGTGCCAGGCGAGACAATTCTTGAAGTTCGCAACCTGACGTCACTGCGTCAGCCGTCTATTCGCGATATCTCATTTGATTTGCGTAAAGGGGAGATACTCGGCATTGCCGGGCTGGTGGGCGCCAAACGTACCGATATCGTCGAAACGCTGTTTGGCATTCGCGAAAAATCGGGCGGCACCATTAAACTGCATGGCAAACCGATTAATAATCACAGCGCCAATGAAGCCATTAACCACGGTTTCGCGCTGGTGACTGAAGAGCGTCGTTCGACTGGTATTTATGCTTACCTGGATATTGGTTTTAACTCGCTTATTTCCAATATTAAAAAATATAAAAACAGTATGGGACTGCTGGATAATAAACGCATGAAGAGTGATACCCAATGGGTTATCGATTCAATGCGTGTTAAAACCCCAGGGCATCATACACAAATTGGTTCGCTTTCGGGCGGTAACCAGCAAAAAGTGATTATTGGCCGCTGGTTATTGACCCAGCCTGAAATCCTGATGCTTGATGAACCAACACGCGGTATTGATGTTGGTGCGAAATTCGAAATTTACCAGCTGATTGCTGAACTGGCGAAAAGAGAAAAGGGCATCATTATTATCTCATCCGAAATGCCGGAGCTGTTAGGCATTACCGATCGTATTCTGGTAATGAGTAATGGTCTGGTAGCAGGCATAGTTGATACCAAAACGACCACGCAGAACGAAATATTGCGTTTAGCGTCATTACACCTTTAA
- a CDS encoding CidA/LrgA family protein → MLTVLSVCGRYLRAFIIIYLCLYAGIGIASLLPIKLPGSILGMLILFGLLASQILPVSWVKPGCHLLIRYMALLFVPISVGVMSYTDILTAQFGPIVVSCVVSTFLVLSIVGVSAHRLHSRRPAGESADE, encoded by the coding sequence ATGCTCACCGTGCTGTCTGTCTGCGGACGTTATCTTCGCGCCTTTATCATCATTTATCTCTGCTTATACGCTGGCATCGGCATCGCTTCGCTGCTGCCCATTAAACTGCCAGGCAGCATCCTGGGAATGTTAATTCTGTTCGGCCTGCTGGCGTCGCAGATCCTGCCGGTCAGCTGGGTAAAACCGGGCTGCCATCTGCTGATTCGCTACATGGCGCTGCTGTTTGTGCCAATCAGCGTCGGAGTGATGAGTTACACCGATATACTCACCGCCCAGTTTGGCCCGATTGTTGTTTCCTGTGTTGTCAGTACCTTCCTGGTACTCTCCATTGTCGGCGTCAGCGCCCACCGGCTTCACAGCCGCCGTCCTGCCGGAGAGTCAGCCGATGAGTGA
- the mglC gene encoding galactose/methyl galactoside ABC transporter permease MglC, producing the protein MKATTKKNALTWLKEGGIYVVLLVLLAIIIFQDPTFLSLMNLSNILTQSSVRIIIALGVAGLIVTQGTDLSAGRQVGLAAVVAATLLQAMDNANKVFPTLDTVPIPLVILTVCIIGGVIGLVNGVIIAYLKVTPFITTLGTMIIVYGINSLYYDFVGASPIAGFDAGFSKFAQGFLRFGDFKLSFITFYAVIAIIFVWILWNKTRFGKNIFAIGGNPEAAKVSGVNVPLNLIMIYALSGVFYAFGGMLEAGRIGSATNNLGFMYELDAIAACVVGGVSFAGGVGSVAGVVTGVLIFTVINYGLTYIGVNPYWQYIIKGGIIIFAVALDSLKYSRKK; encoded by the coding sequence ATGAAAGCGACTACAAAAAAGAATGCGCTAACCTGGTTAAAAGAGGGCGGCATTTATGTCGTTCTGCTGGTATTGCTGGCTATTATTATTTTCCAGGATCCGACATTTTTAAGTTTGATGAACCTGAGTAATATTCTGACCCAATCTTCGGTGCGCATTATTATTGCACTGGGTGTGGCGGGTCTGATTGTGACCCAGGGTACTGACCTGTCAGCCGGACGTCAGGTTGGCTTAGCGGCGGTCGTTGCCGCAACGCTGTTGCAGGCGATGGATAACGCGAACAAAGTCTTCCCGACGCTGGATACCGTGCCGATTCCACTGGTTATCCTGACGGTGTGCATCATTGGCGGTGTAATTGGTCTGGTGAATGGTGTGATTATTGCTTACCTGAAGGTAACGCCATTTATCACCACGCTGGGCACCATGATTATCGTTTACGGTATCAACTCACTCTATTACGACTTTGTGGGTGCCTCACCGATTGCTGGCTTTGACGCAGGGTTCTCGAAATTTGCTCAGGGTTTCTTACGCTTTGGTGATTTTAAACTCTCGTTCATCACGTTCTACGCTGTGATTGCCATTATTTTCGTCTGGATTCTGTGGAACAAAACCCGCTTCGGCAAAAACATTTTTGCTATCGGCGGTAACCCGGAAGCGGCGAAAGTGTCAGGCGTGAACGTGCCTTTGAACCTGATCATGATTTATGCTCTGTCAGGTGTGTTCTACGCCTTTGGCGGGATGCTGGAGGCGGGTCGTATCGGTTCTGCCACCAACAACCTTGGCTTTATGTATGAGCTGGATGCGATTGCGGCCTGTGTGGTCGGCGGCGTTTCCTTCGCCGGTGGTGTGGGTAGTGTGGCGGGTGTCGTCACCGGTGTGCTGATCTTCACCGTTATCAACTACGGTCTGACCTATATCGGCGTGAACCCTTACTGGCAGTACATCATTAAGGGCGGCATCATTATCTTCGCCGTGGCGCTGGATTCCCTGAAATATTCTCGTAAGAAGTAA
- a CDS encoding CidB/LrgB family autolysis modulator has translation MSDMWWSLPLTLAAFFLARKLAIRLKISLLNPLLVAMGMIIPILLLLQLPYSRYFAGSQILNQLLQPAVVALALPLYEQMHQIRARWKSIIGVCFIGSLTAMISGTAIALWMGATPEIAATIVPKSVTTPIAMAVSGSLHGIPAISAICVLIAGVLGAVFGHTLLNLLGVKSKAARGLAIGNASHALGTARAAELDYQEGAFSSLALVICGIITSLLAPFIFPLLMHWFG, from the coding sequence ATGAGTGACATGTGGTGGTCACTGCCACTGACGCTGGCAGCCTTTTTTCTGGCGCGCAAGCTGGCGATACGACTGAAAATCTCGCTGCTTAATCCGCTACTGGTCGCCATGGGGATGATTATCCCGATACTGCTGCTGTTGCAGCTTCCTTACTCGCGCTATTTCGCCGGCAGCCAGATTCTTAATCAGCTGCTGCAACCGGCTGTGGTCGCGCTGGCACTGCCGCTGTATGAGCAGATGCATCAGATTCGTGCCCGCTGGAAATCGATTATTGGCGTCTGCTTTATCGGCAGCCTGACCGCCATGATCTCAGGCACCGCTATTGCCCTGTGGATGGGTGCCACACCTGAAATTGCCGCCACCATCGTACCTAAATCCGTGACCACGCCCATCGCGATGGCCGTCTCCGGTTCGCTGCACGGCATTCCCGCCATCAGCGCCATCTGCGTGCTGATTGCCGGAGTACTGGGTGCGGTATTCGGACACACGCTGCTGAATCTGCTGGGCGTAAAATCGAAAGCGGCGCGCGGACTGGCAATTGGCAATGCATCGCATGCGCTGGGCACGGCGCGTGCCGCGGAACTGGACTATCAGGAAGGAGCATTCAGCTCACTGGCGCTGGTGATCTGCGGCATCATCACCTCTCTGCTGGCACCGTTTATTTTTCCGCTGCTGATGCACTGGTTTGGCTGA
- the sanA gene encoding outer membrane permeability protein SanA translates to MLKRVLIGLLFIILLMVATALGLDRWISWKTAPFIYENVASLPHRQVGVVLGTAKYYRTGVINQYYLYRMQGALNAYNSGKVNYLLLSGDNALQSYNEPMTMRRDLIKAGVDPADIVLDYAGFRTLDSIVRTRKVFDTNDFIIITQRFHCERALFIALQLGIQAQCYAVPSPKNMLSVRFREVGARLGALADLFLLKREPRFLGPLVPIPAVHDVPEDAQSYPAVTPEQLLELEQKLRK, encoded by the coding sequence ATGCTGAAACGCGTTCTCATTGGTCTGCTTTTCATCATCTTACTGATGGTGGCAACGGCGCTCGGCCTTGATCGCTGGATCAGCTGGAAAACTGCGCCTTTTATATACGAAAATGTCGCTTCATTGCCGCATCGTCAGGTAGGTGTGGTCCTGGGGACAGCGAAATATTATCGTACAGGCGTGATCAATCAGTATTACCTCTATCGTATGCAGGGCGCACTTAATGCCTATAACAGTGGCAAAGTGAATTATCTGCTGCTGAGCGGTGACAACGCGCTGCAAAGCTATAATGAGCCGATGACGATGCGCCGCGATCTTATCAAAGCCGGTGTCGATCCGGCTGATATCGTGCTCGATTATGCCGGGTTCCGGACGCTGGATTCGATTGTGCGCACCCGCAAAGTGTTTGATACCAATGATTTCATTATTATCACGCAGCGCTTCCACTGTGAGCGCGCGCTGTTTATCGCCCTGCAGCTGGGCATTCAGGCCCAGTGCTATGCGGTGCCCTCACCGAAAAACATGCTGAGCGTGCGCTTCCGTGAGGTCGGTGCCCGGCTGGGTGCACTGGCGGACCTCTTCCTGCTTAAGCGTGAACCCCGTTTCTTAGGCCCGCTGGTGCCGATTCCTGCCGTACACGATGTTCCTGAAGACGCGCAGAGTTATCCGGCGGTGACGCCGGAGCAGCTGCTGGAGCTGGAACAGAAACTGCGGAAATAG
- the galS gene encoding HTH-type transcriptional regulator GalS, with the protein MITIRDVARQAGVSVATVSRVLNQSNAVTSDTRDAVLQAVEALGYRPNANAQALATQVSDTIGVVVMDVSDPFFGALVKAVDTVAQRVHKHVLISNSWHQEEKERHAIEVLIRQRCSALVVHAKTLPDAELADFMQHVPGMVVINRIVPGFEHRSVSLDNVTGALMASRTLLQQGHSRIGYLCSSHPIEDVAQRREGWMQAMAEQGIRPQESWIASAEPDMQGGEAAMVELLGRNLNLTAVFAYNDGMAAGALTALKDNGIQVPQHFSVIGFDDIPISRYTDPQLTTVRYPIVSMAKIATELALQGAAGLLDDTATHIFMPTLVRRHSVAQRQNVESVTNSGDSGM; encoded by the coding sequence ATGATAACTATTCGTGATGTTGCCCGTCAGGCTGGCGTGTCAGTGGCGACCGTGTCGCGTGTTCTCAATCAGAGCAACGCCGTGACCTCTGACACCCGCGACGCCGTGTTACAGGCGGTTGAAGCGCTGGGGTATCGCCCTAACGCCAACGCCCAGGCGCTGGCGACGCAGGTCAGCGATACGATCGGGGTAGTGGTGATGGATGTCTCTGATCCCTTCTTCGGGGCGCTGGTTAAAGCAGTGGATACCGTGGCGCAGCGCGTGCACAAGCATGTGTTAATCAGCAACTCCTGGCATCAGGAAGAGAAAGAGCGTCATGCTATCGAGGTGCTGATCAGGCAGCGCTGCAGCGCCCTGGTGGTCCACGCAAAAACGCTGCCGGACGCGGAGCTGGCGGACTTTATGCAGCACGTGCCCGGCATGGTAGTGATTAACCGCATCGTCCCTGGATTCGAACACCGCAGCGTCAGTCTGGATAACGTCACGGGTGCACTGATGGCCTCAAGAACCCTGCTGCAACAGGGGCATAGCCGCATTGGCTATCTTTGCTCCAGTCATCCCATTGAGGATGTGGCGCAGCGCCGTGAAGGGTGGATGCAGGCGATGGCCGAACAGGGCATCCGGCCGCAGGAGAGCTGGATCGCCAGCGCAGAGCCAGATATGCAGGGGGGCGAAGCGGCGATGGTGGAGCTGCTGGGGCGCAATCTCAACCTTACAGCAGTGTTTGCTTATAACGACGGCATGGCGGCTGGCGCACTTACTGCGCTGAAAGACAACGGCATTCAGGTGCCACAGCATTTTTCTGTCATTGGCTTTGATGATATCCCGATTTCCCGTTATACCGATCCGCAGTTGACCACTGTGCGCTATCCCATTGTATCTATGGCAAAAATTGCCACTGAGCTGGCACTGCAGGGCGCAGCCGGACTGCTTGATGACACGGCAACGCATATCTTTATGCCAACCCTGGTGCGGCGTCATTCTGTGGCGCAGCGGCAAAATGTGGAGTCCGTCACTAATTCAGGCGATTCAGGCATGTAA
- the mglB gene encoding galactose/glucose ABC transporter substrate-binding protein MglB gives MNKKVFTLTALVASMMFGATAHAADTRIGVTIYKYDDNFMSMVRKDIEKEAKTIGGVQLLMNDSQNDQSKQNDQVDVLMAKGVKALAINLVDPAAAAVIVDKARANDVPVVFFNKEPNAKVLAGYDKAYYVGTDSKESGIIQGQLIEKHWKATPAWDLNKDGTIQFVLLKGEPGHPDAEARTKYVIDTLNKDGLKTQQLAMDTAMWDTAQAKDKMDAWLSGPNAKKIEVVIANNDAMAMGAVEALKAHNMTSIPVFGVDALPEAMALVKSGALAGTVLNDAENQAKATLDIANNLANGKAATDGTNFKMVDKIVRVPYVPVDKENLSQFSK, from the coding sequence ATGAATAAGAAGGTTTTCACGCTTACAGCACTGGTTGCCAGCATGATGTTTGGTGCAACCGCTCACGCAGCTGACACCCGTATCGGCGTGACCATTTACAAATATGATGACAACTTCATGTCAATGGTGCGCAAAGACATCGAGAAAGAAGCGAAAACGATCGGTGGCGTACAGCTGCTGATGAATGACTCGCAGAACGACCAGTCCAAACAGAACGATCAGGTGGACGTGCTGATGGCAAAAGGCGTGAAAGCGCTGGCGATTAACCTGGTTGACCCGGCTGCCGCTGCCGTCATCGTAGACAAAGCACGTGCCAACGACGTGCCGGTTGTCTTCTTTAACAAAGAACCGAACGCTAAAGTCCTGGCCGGCTATGACAAAGCTTACTATGTGGGTACCGACTCCAAAGAGTCCGGCATCATCCAGGGTCAGCTGATTGAGAAGCACTGGAAAGCGACCCCAGCCTGGGATCTGAACAAAGATGGCACCATTCAGTTCGTCCTGCTGAAAGGCGAGCCAGGCCATCCAGATGCTGAAGCCCGTACTAAATATGTTATCGACACCCTGAACAAAGATGGTCTGAAGACGCAGCAGTTAGCGATGGATACGGCGATGTGGGACACCGCACAGGCCAAAGATAAGATGGATGCGTGGCTGTCAGGCCCGAACGCGAAGAAAATTGAAGTTGTGATTGCCAATAACGATGCGATGGCGATGGGTGCCGTTGAAGCGCTGAAAGCGCACAACATGACTTCTATCCCGGTCTTCGGCGTCGATGCCCTGCCAGAAGCGATGGCACTGGTGAAATCCGGTGCGCTGGCCGGTACTGTGCTGAACGATGCGGAAAACCAGGCGAAAGCGACGCTGGATATTGCCAACAACCTGGCGAACGGCAAAGCGGCAACCGATGGAACAAACTTCAAGATGGTCGATAAGATCGTCCGTGTTCCTTACGTTCCGGTTGATAAAGAAAATCTGTCTCAGTTCTCGAAATAA